gaggatcagggacacggacttcttgcaaggagatgacattctctggatcaatttcaggggaatctacgaactataccagctggacgccctcgacgtctctattatgagttgctagattttgtaagtatatcgttcagttagatttcttactatacgtctcctttaattaattaggtccttgtatataagtagactatagaaaataatatactcccttttatcgttgtagaatggagattcaaagggcccgacggcggagggttttcgatactggattcatcgaccctcggaaagtaaacgtcgcaatgctcgaccaatatccacaagaaacataggacaatctcgtccatctcctgaaggcgcagcattacaagacattcatactgttgccatacaacacagagttagtttaattttactgtcttcctacataccaaatttcattcccgtacgaacttgctaagtgtttcatatgtaatgcatcccacgcacattgcagattccactgggtgcttttactcttcgacctggaggcctgcaccgtcaacgtatatgactcaatggataaaaaagagtctacgtttgacaaggttttcgaacttatagacaggtaccgtcataagttcctttgttaattaagaaaatcttgttatgttaattactactacgaatcatagctttaaactccatgtagggcttggtatcggttccgtcatttggtccgcggcaaatggagagaaagacttaggcggaagttcaaattttctGTGAGTACACAtcctctacatttatatttctccgattcaaatacatacaagtgtatattaattagatctctcgttgtttgtcatttatttgtagtgcgcaaagcaaaagcagggaactaacttgtgcggctattacgtgtgcgagtattgccactgccttgcagaccaaatcatcaccacaagagagctcgatgtacgtacaaataaattcaaaatttcattacgtagcgatttcttgtttaattactaatcaatttcatacattcatatagtttattcgcatgagggataacctgaccacacacaaggaatttatcgtggcggttcaagaacaactcatgggattcatcaacgaagaaatccttgatcccaagggtgaattctactacgacggaaacacaattcaccggtccttagcttctgagctagcagcgagtactactacgtcgaaatcgtagctagctaggacatataatggattgtaattaatacatgactacatatgtttctatatgcatgtgtacacattttctataatgtaaatatattttggtcatatatatatctatatacatatgcatttgcataacatatatatgtataaatacatatatattatgcatgtatatacatataatataatataatatatatatatatacatatatatatatatgtatgcatatatatgtattgaaacatatatatgcatggtttatatatatatatatatatatatatatatatatatatatatatatatatatatatatatatatatatatatatatatatatatataaaccatgcagcaacagggccatgcaaaaaaaaaaggtcagctcgatctttagtcccggttggtaacaccaaccgggactaaagatggctcagccggccacgtggctgagccatctttagtcccggttggtgttaccaaccgggactaaagatcgatctttactcccggttatttcacccgggactaaagatagcgatctttagtcccgattggtactcccggtttggaaatcgggactaaaggggggttacgaaccgggactacaaagggtttctccaccagtgagtcCCTAAGAATCCAAACAGGGGTGATTAAAGGGACTAAAATCCATTAGTCCCTCTTGGAGATACTTATAGGGACTAAAGTGGcagcctctctcttctctctcctcggtcTATGTGCctttagtccctggatccaaacagtAGGGGACTAAAGTTTTTAGTCCATGGACTAATTTTAGTTCAGTGACTAAAGATCCAAACAAGACCTTACTTGTAAAATGGCAAAATTTTACCAtacatctaaacaccaactaaCAAAACTTCAATGACAAATCTTTTGCCaacaaaacttttataaaaaaaatttgccaCAACAAattgatctaaacaggccctagcTAGCAAGCCCCTAATACTACTTTTTCTCTTGACATGTAATACtactgattgattgattgatatcCCAGGAAAGTTTAAATGGCCATTTAACACCGGATTTCTTTAGATTTCAAATGGTCTAAGTACAGCGACATTGCAACACTGGGCAGCTCACACTGTTTCTTGCATTGTTTCGCGGCTTTTTGGCCCCAGCAAGAACGCTCCAATTCGGGAAAAGTTTGCTCTGTGTTCTTGtacacatataaataaattaacatATATAGTGGAAAAAGACAAGCTAGAGCAGGTGAGGGCTACCAAACACCAAGGTAATTGAATTAATAAGCTAGCTGTTTCTTGGAATTGagataatatataattaattatttcaatTCTGATGAAGCCAAGGAATCTTCCCCTTCTCCTGCAACAGGTGCGTACGTGATCAAATGCTGAAAAGGTTAATTAGTCCTCAATTAGTAAACAGAAAGGCATGCAGTAACCAATTCAAACACAAAAAAGGGCAAAGGGTTTTTGTTCACCTAACCAATTTTGTTTCAGAaccatatttgatttttaaaaaagtaaattaAGGGTTTTTAATATTATACTcccctgtttcatattatagtcgtttgtcttttttcttagttaaacttgtttaagtttgatcaagtttataaaaaatatagtaatattttcaatacataataaatatattatcaaaatatattcaatgttaaatttgatgaaactaatctagtgttgtagatgttgctaatttttttaataaaaattggtcaaacctaaagaaATTTAACTAAGAGAAAGTCATACAACTTATACTATGAAACGTAGAGAGGGAGTATCAATTATCTAGCAGTACCATCTAATTTCTAGCTAGTGTGCTTAACCTCTGTTTTTTTGGGCAGATTTCCTATATATTTTGTCAAATTAAGAAAATGACATGCTTGCTTGAGTTTAGTTCTAGAAACTTAAAAAGAGATTTTAGATAGCTCCTAACTATAGCTAGTACTACGTACTGTTAGAAATTAAAGTGCCTGTTAAGTAGGGGAACTAATTAAGCAGCAGGATGGTACTTTCAAGAGAGGACAGGGGTATATGCATGTACCGATCGAACAGTTCCTAATTAAGCTTGTCAATGTCAAAGGTTGGTACTTGGTACTAGTACTACCACATGCTCTATTATTCATCAAATGTTGGTCGTGGAAACATACTATACTATGCATTTATATGCATGGTTTTACCGTTTTATAATTGATTCATATATATTTGCATGGTTTTAGCGTTTATAATTCATTTAGATATGCTTTTAATTGTTACTGCTACACATTATagcatgataaaaaaaactgtaTGCATGGttaatccagaaaaaaaaacactcgtAGTAGTATAAATTGGCCTACTTCCATGACTAGACTTTCGACAAAGAAATCCAAAAAGACTTTTTCTATTATAGTTGAAAAGTGCTGAGAGTTAGCAAAAATTACAATTTAGggatatatcatttttttttgcaattttcacAGAGTTAGAAATCAATTCCCTGTAACAAATATGTGAATTAGTGTTCCTGCATGCGTTAGGATCAATAATTTAAGTTAgacataggctgtgtttagttcagcgtaaagtttggattttggttgaaattaaagatgatgtgactgaaaagttgtgcgtgtatgacaggttgatgtgatggaaaaggaatgaaatttggattcaaactttgaatctaaacacagccatagcaCACCCCACAAGGCCTCCTTTCCTAGGAAACATAAGAACTTTTCATGGTTTCATGCATAAACGGAACCCAGTGACAGCCCAGAAATCTTACCCTACAGGATTCATTATTTACTAGTTCCTCTATCCCAAAAAAGAGTGATTTGTAGtcatttcaaaaataaaccaGTAGGGAGGGAAAATACCAAAGTGcctattaatagaaaaattgTATTGCCAAATGGGTAGGCAGAAGCGTAGGAGATATTAAAGGGACATGACTCATTTAAAACACTACCTTGATTTGTTGGATGAGGGTAGGTAAGGGGCTCCAAGTAAACtctttttaaacaatttttgaATGCTACTCCATTTTACATTCAATTGTGGTCATTTGTCTAGTTTTTTCCGTAGGTTTTCGCACAAAATTCTTTTCATTTTTATGCCTTTTTACACCACCGCTGGCTGAACCAAATCATTCAAAaaaattgtaatatatatatataataaagcaGGAAAAAAACCGACACCACTGCAAACATATATGGAGAAGGAAATGGAGGAAGAGATGTTTGAAATTTGGAATAAGGATGGTAGCTAGCATACTCGCATGGCTTCACCCACCGAAATTCAATCTTGCTGATCACAAATGAACTTTATATCGACGCGGAACTTAAAAATTCATTGCCAACATTTATCTCTTTCTAGAATACAGTTTTTTCTACACCTAGATGCAGCAGCACCTAAGCTAGAAGACATTAGATCTGTTCAGCGATTCGTGCTGTATTTTCTCACTGACCACACAATACATCGTGTGGTAAAGGTGTGCACGAATGTTCAAGCCATCATGTGGTTGCCAGCCTAGGTGCCGCAACACCTAGATGCTAAAAGAACTTTCCGTCtctttttaaccttaaattcaAATAGCGCGGTTCACTCGTAGTACATATTTTCTATCAATATGTAGTGATGTTCGTACACATGCATTTAACGTATAGAATAAAAAGAGAAATAGAAAGAAAAGATATAATATACACCAAAATGAATTTATGCAATAGTAGGAGTAGAGTGGTAGTAGTATAGGACAAGAGGCGCACAAGACCACCACCTACCTAccaaatccatccatccatccatccctaCCCTAGGGCTTCGAGCTCGCAAACGGCAACAACCACTACCTCACTCACGCTCACCACCTACTCGGTCAAATGTCCCTCACCTCACTCAAGTGGGACCCACTCCCTTTCTTTCTCTAACCTCTCTCCTCGCTTCGAGTTCGATCCGCCATGGCGCCACCATGCATATAAACTcgagctccctctcctcctcttcttcctcctctccactCTCCAccatcgtcttcgtcgtcgtcttcctcagcTCGGAGCGATGGGGAGGTCGCCGTGCTGCGAGAAGGCGCACACGAACAAGGGCGCGTGGACCAAGGAGGAGGACCAGCGCCTCATCGCCCACATCAACCAGCACGGCGAGGGCTGCTGGAGGTCGCTCCCCAAGGCCGCCGGTATATACGTGCCTCTACCTTCTCACtccggccatggcgcggcggcggcggcgacacgacggcgatCGATCACTGACTCATCACTGTGTTTGACTGACATGGTAATAGGGTTGCTGCGTTGCGGGAAGAGCTGCCGCCTCCGGTGGATCAACTACCTCCGCCCCGACCTCAAGCGCGGCAACTTCACCGACGAGGAAGACGAGCTCATCATCAAGCTCCACGAGCTCCTCGGCAACAAGTAATCCATCAATCAAtcttaattagtgattaattagggAGTAATTGACTAATCAATTGCTAATACTTTTTGTCAGGTGGTCGCTGATCGCCGGGAGGCTGCCGGGGAGGACGGACAACGAGATCAAGAACTACTGGAACACCCACATCAAGCGCAAGCTCCTCGCCCGCGGCCTCGACCCGCTCACGCACCGCCCGctcaatgccgccgccgccgtcgccggccaccaccacctcgccgccggcggctccaGCTGCTCGCCCGACGCAACAAGCGGCCACAGCAGctgcagcgacggcgacgagtacCGCGGCGGCATCGACCTCAACCTGTCCATaagcccgccgtcgtcgtcgtcccagccgtcttccccgccgccgccgccgcacgaagCAGAGGCGAGACGCGCCGGAGCGACGGCGAGCTACacctaccaccaccactactcgGAGACGAGGGAGAAGATATGCCTGTGCTTGAACCACCTCGGgctgcacggcggcgacgagtgcagctgcggcggctcgtcggcctcttcctcctcctcgccgccgccggcgacggcgagctcgcgAGCGTTCACATTCGCCAATGCATCGTCGTCAACAGTGTAAAACACAGAGAAATTCAGCGATTTTCAGACTAAGAGAATTAATGAGAGGTAGAGCACATGCATGCTGAATTAATTGAATTAACTCAATCCAAGCTTGAGCTAGGCATCTAGCTAACTTTGTGATTTGATCATGATCAGCTAGCAAAATCAtcataatcatcatcatcatcatctccctcttctcttaatttttgaaaattaattaattgactGTGCTGATTGATAAGACCATCGTATTAACGTTAATTCGATCGATGATCTCGGTTGGTTGAATTCCATGCTGTTTTCATTCCTTTTGATGCACAGGACAACAACCAGTAGTGCAGTTCATGAGGAGTGACAGTCCATGGACTTCCTTTAATTTCTTCACCTTCTTTTTGgcttgtatatatgcatgtcaCCTTCTTTTTGTCCATTACTAGTTCAACTACAGCATCTCTTGATCTCGGTGTTGGGGAAAGGCAAAAGCTCTTGTCATGTCACACACATAAGCTAGCTAGTCCCCATATGATCACAGAATTAATGCACACTGGTGAACTACATTTCTTTCTTTGAAATGTGTCTTTACCCCTCTcttctttgaattttttttcctagctaTCTTGATACATCTCCTTGCATGTAGTAGTGTCATTAA
This genomic window from Oryza sativa Japonica Group chromosome 12, ASM3414082v1 contains:
- the LOC9272091 gene encoding myb-related protein 308, producing MGRSPCCEKAHTNKGAWTKEEDQRLIAHINQHGEGCWRSLPKAAGLLRCGKSCRLRWINYLRPDLKRGNFTDEEDELIIKLHELLGNKWSLIAGRLPGRTDNEIKNYWNTHIKRKLLARGLDPLTHRPLNAAAAVAGHHHLAAGGSSCSPDATSGHSSCSDGDEYRGGIDLNLSISPPSSSSQPSSPPPPPHEAEARRAGATASYTYHHHYSETREKICLCLNHLGLHGGDECSCGGSSASSSSSPPPATASSRAFTFANASSSTV